One genomic segment of Natranaeroarchaeum aerophilus includes these proteins:
- a CDS encoding SLC13 family permease translates to MIAAAVATVSAATTTAPPALSVDMLVVFGIIAVALVLFVWEPVPIDITAIGVMVALIVLEPWTGVDLAQGLSGFSSSATIAVLGMFVLSEGIRRTGLISVIGSEIADRYGDSSFKQLVAVLGLSGGTAGFINNTPVVAVMIPMVSELSDRTGVSPSKLLMPISFAAMMGGMLTLVGTSTNLLASDIYDSMGAEYEAFSMFEFTTLGLLVLVVGCAYLLTIGVRLTPERVKISEELTDDFEMAEYLTEVVVEEDSQFIGQTVDECLRSMDVDADIVQFIRGKQAFTEPLAQKEIRSGDVLVLRTDRESLTSLIETQGLGLAPDAEADVGDEALNVDDDEVEEVESQQLAEVVITPDSSLIGETLETLNFRQRYDATVLAIRRGGRVIHARMDERRLRGGDTLLIQASADTFQRFANDRNFVVAGEFYVPEYRKSKLPIALGIVALVVGLAGAGLAPIAVAALGGMVAMVATGCLRPSEVYEAVDWNVIFLLAGLIPLGIAMEATGGAAFIAGHVVSATGGLDLLILLGVLYLLTAVLTNIVSNNASVVLMIPVSVDIAVAVGGDPLAFALAVTFAASTAFMTPVGYQTNLMVYGPGGYRFTDYMRVGGPLQLLLTVVTVLGIHAIWGVA, encoded by the coding sequence ATGATCGCTGCCGCAGTCGCTACGGTCTCTGCCGCTACGACGACGGCCCCGCCCGCGCTGTCGGTGGACATGCTCGTAGTCTTCGGGATCATTGCGGTCGCCCTCGTCCTCTTCGTCTGGGAGCCGGTGCCGATCGACATCACTGCGATCGGTGTGATGGTCGCGCTGATCGTCCTCGAACCGTGGACCGGCGTCGATCTCGCACAGGGACTCTCTGGGTTTTCGAGTAGCGCGACGATCGCCGTCCTGGGGATGTTCGTCCTCAGCGAGGGGATCCGCCGGACCGGACTGATCAGCGTTATCGGGAGCGAGATCGCAGATCGGTACGGCGACAGTTCGTTCAAACAGCTGGTTGCAGTGCTCGGGCTGTCGGGCGGGACGGCGGGATTCATCAACAATACGCCGGTCGTGGCCGTGATGATCCCGATGGTCTCAGAACTGTCCGACCGAACCGGCGTTTCCCCCTCGAAACTGCTGATGCCGATCTCCTTTGCGGCGATGATGGGCGGGATGTTGACGCTGGTCGGCACGTCGACGAACCTGCTAGCAAGCGACATTTACGACAGCATGGGAGCGGAGTACGAGGCGTTCTCGATGTTCGAGTTCACCACGCTGGGCCTGCTCGTGCTGGTCGTCGGCTGTGCGTATCTGCTGACCATCGGGGTGCGACTGACGCCGGAGCGGGTCAAGATCTCCGAAGAGCTCACTGATGACTTCGAGATGGCCGAGTACCTGACAGAGGTCGTCGTCGAGGAAGACTCGCAGTTTATCGGCCAGACCGTCGACGAGTGTCTGCGGTCGATGGACGTCGACGCCGACATCGTCCAGTTCATTCGCGGCAAGCAAGCGTTCACCGAGCCGCTGGCACAAAAAGAGATCCGAAGTGGCGATGTTCTCGTGTTGCGAACCGACCGCGAGAGCCTCACATCGCTGATCGAAACCCAGGGACTCGGTCTCGCACCCGATGCGGAGGCGGATGTGGGAGACGAGGCCCTCAACGTGGACGACGACGAGGTAGAGGAGGTCGAGTCACAGCAACTGGCGGAGGTGGTTATTACCCCCGACTCGTCGTTGATCGGCGAGACCCTCGAAACGCTGAACTTCCGACAGCGGTACGACGCGACGGTGCTGGCGATCCGGCGCGGGGGACGCGTCATTCACGCCCGGATGGACGAACGGCGACTCCGCGGTGGCGACACCTTGCTCATCCAGGCGAGTGCGGACACCTTCCAGCGGTTCGCGAACGATCGCAACTTCGTGGTCGCGGGCGAGTTTTACGTCCCCGAATACCGGAAATCGAAGCTACCGATAGCGCTCGGAATCGTCGCGCTCGTCGTCGGCCTTGCTGGCGCGGGACTGGCCCCGATCGCTGTCGCCGCGCTCGGTGGGATGGTAGCGATGGTCGCGACCGGCTGTCTGCGCCCGTCGGAAGTATACGAGGCAGTCGACTGGAACGTCATCTTCCTGCTGGCGGGGCTCATCCCGCTGGGGATCGCAATGGAGGCAACCGGCGGTGCGGCGTTTATCGCGGGCCACGTCGTCAGTGCCACCGGCGGACTCGATCTGTTGATCCTGCTTGGAGTTCTCTACCTCCTGACGGCAGTGCTCACGAACATCGTCAGCAACAACGCCTCGGTCGTGTTGATGATCCCCGTCTCCGTCGACATCGCAGTGGCGGTCGGCGGGGACCCGCTCGCGTTCGCGCTCGCGGTGACGTTCGCGGCGTCGACGGCGTTTATGACGCCGGTCGGCTACCAGACGAACCTGATGGTGTACGGCCCCGGCGGGTATCGATTCACCGACTACATGCGGGTCGGCGGTCCGCTCCAGTTGTTATTGACCGTCGTCACGGTTCTCGGGATTCACGCGATCTGGGGGGTCGCATAG
- a CDS encoding type II toxin-antitoxin system RelE family toxin, with translation MSDEEWTWELAAKAQNDLDKLPPTDQDRILDKLDEIVDSPWRDPPDYGEPLQNSPYRKVRVGGFRLSVRFRRGQRRMIIGRIKRRGGAYTADDD, from the coding sequence ATGAGTGACGAGGAGTGGACGTGGGAGCTCGCAGCGAAGGCACAGAACGACCTTGACAAGCTACCGCCGACCGACCAGGACCGCATTCTCGACAAACTCGATGAGATTGTCGATTCACCGTGGCGTGATCCACCAGACTACGGAGAGCCGCTTCAGAATAGCCCGTATCGGAAGGTCCGAGTCGGTGGGTTCCGATTGTCCGTGCGGTTCCGCCGAGGCCAACGGCGGATGATCATTGGGCGTATCAAACGCCGTGGGGGTGCATACACTGCTGATGACGATTGA
- a CDS encoding ribbon-helix-helix domain-containing protein, protein MCGATTNNNDDEEIVTVNFKVTESFLDEIDGTWQGRGFNSRSEFIRYTLRDAVEFPTFDRDELVALLDADADIRSEQTMSADEARERFGTGNE, encoded by the coding sequence ATGTGTGGAGCAACTACGAACAATAACGACGACGAGGAAATCGTCACGGTAAATTTCAAAGTCACCGAGTCGTTCCTCGACGAGATAGACGGTACGTGGCAGGGCCGCGGCTTCAACAGCAGAAGCGAGTTCATCCGTTACACCCTCCGTGATGCGGTCGAGTTCCCGACGTTTGACCGGGACGAACTCGTCGCGCTTCTCGACGCCGATGCGGATATCCGCTCGGAGCAGACGATGTCGGCAGACGAAGCGCGCGAGCGGTTCGGCACGGGCAATGAGTGA
- a CDS encoding RNA methyltransferase: MTVSVLVPSSLVREAEDKREATRKIGYVARAATVFRADRLVVFPDSEGERRWGGGFVETVLRYAATPPYLRKEAWGTRSELEYAGVLPPLRAPSQTGSESDDSGSSRQGIVTEVGPDGRVRVNCGLQHPISLVVPPQMEVDEGERVTVRISSREPVRAKLVDEPVSGLSIHRMDLSEALGREDAGVRIATSRFGENLSVSRLGTLAGRIEADGMTVAFGSPERGLPEMLDGVTVEQRADGDAVPGNGDDTRDGDVPARIDVEPGAPSRFDLWLNTVPNQGSQVVRTEEAMFASLACLTLPE; this comes from the coding sequence ATGACAGTCAGCGTACTCGTGCCGTCGTCTCTCGTCCGGGAAGCCGAAGACAAACGCGAGGCAACTCGCAAGATCGGCTACGTCGCCCGCGCGGCGACAGTATTCCGGGCAGATCGTCTGGTCGTCTTCCCCGATTCGGAAGGCGAGCGGCGATGGGGCGGCGGATTCGTCGAAACCGTGCTGCGGTACGCCGCGACTCCGCCATACCTCCGAAAGGAGGCATGGGGAACGCGGAGCGAATTAGAGTACGCGGGCGTCCTGCCGCCGCTCCGCGCACCGTCACAGACCGGCTCCGAATCAGACGATTCGGGGTCGTCAAGACAGGGAATCGTGACCGAGGTCGGACCTGACGGGCGCGTACGGGTCAATTGCGGCTTGCAACACCCGATCTCGCTCGTCGTCCCTCCGCAAATGGAGGTCGACGAGGGAGAGCGCGTAACAGTCAGGATCTCTTCGCGAGAGCCGGTCCGTGCGAAGCTGGTCGACGAGCCCGTTTCGGGGCTCTCGATCCATCGCATGGACCTATCGGAAGCGCTCGGCCGTGAGGACGCCGGTGTTCGGATCGCGACGTCGAGGTTCGGCGAGAACCTTAGCGTCTCGCGACTCGGGACACTGGCCGGACGAATCGAAGCCGACGGGATGACCGTCGCCTTCGGCTCGCCCGAGAGAGGGCTTCCGGAGATGCTCGACGGAGTAACTGTCGAGCAACGAGCGGACGGGGACGCAGTCCCCGGGAACGGAGACGACACACGTGACGGAGACGTTCCGGCACGGATCGACGTCGAACCGGGCGCACCCAGCCGGTTCGACCTCTGGCTCAATACGGTTCCGAACCAGGGCAGTCAGGTGGTGCGAACGGAAGAAGCAATGTTCGCGTCGCTTGCCTGCCTAACACTCCCAGAGTGA
- a CDS encoding YccF domain-containing protein has product MSHNTSDPSLVIRALWFVFVGWWLTGLWLSVAWFLNVTIIGLPIGIKMTNRVPKVLSLKSSQRQLVAGPDGSVVESGPEQPSLLLRGVWFVFVGWWASAIWTGIAYLLTLSIVGIPIAVIMYNKLPFVVSLYKY; this is encoded by the coding sequence ATGTCGCACAACACGTCCGACCCGTCGCTGGTGATCCGTGCCCTCTGGTTCGTCTTCGTCGGGTGGTGGCTCACCGGTCTCTGGCTCTCTGTCGCGTGGTTTCTGAACGTCACGATCATCGGCCTCCCCATCGGGATCAAGATGACCAACCGCGTCCCGAAAGTACTCTCGCTCAAGTCGTCCCAGCGACAGCTCGTCGCCGGACCGGACGGGAGCGTCGTCGAGTCCGGGCCGGAACAGCCCAGCCTGCTGCTCCGTGGCGTCTGGTTCGTCTTCGTCGGCTGGTGGGCAAGCGCCATCTGGACCGGTATCGCCTACCTGCTGACGCTGTCGATCGTCGGCATCCCGATTGCGGTGATCATGTACAACAAACTGCCCTTCGTCGTCTCGCTATACAAGTACTGA